The following proteins are co-located in the Naumovozyma dairenensis CBS 421 chromosome 9, complete genome genome:
- the NDAI0I01820 gene encoding uncharacterized protein (similar to Saccharomyces cerevisiae YOR186W and YLR297W; ancestral locus Anc_6.93), translating to MFLDQTISSTGILEQQSTSNMLCDQYHQYDTGVFDSIITTLINTFNLNIFKDPNNINTLHIHKDNIDIDPIENVIVVLLILFIISLIILIIIGVLIIVLVNVFFPPPPSSSALANDDEEKQLQVTNEKEITS from the coding sequence ATGTTTTTAGATCAAACGATCTCATCGACGGGGATACTAGAACAACAATCAACTAGCAACATGCTATGTGACCAATATCATCAGTATGATACCGGTgtatttgattcaattaTTACGACGTTGATCAATACATTCAATCTGAACATATTTAAGGATCCAAATAACATTAATACATTACATATTCATAAGGATAATATAGATATAGATCCGATAGAAAATGTTATAGTGGTCCTTTTAATACTATTCATTATAAGCCTGATCATTCTAATCATTATAGGTGTTCTCATAATAGTCTTGGTTAATGTGTTCTTCCCACCaccaccttcttcttctgcgTTAGCAaatgatgacgaagaaaaacaattacaagtaacaaatgaaaaagaaattacaaGCTAA
- the COQ11 gene encoding ubiquinone biosynthesis protein COQ11 (similar to Saccharomyces cerevisiae YLR290C; ancestral locus Anc_6.87), whose translation MQTILVFGGNGFLGKRICQSAINSGFKVLSLSRSGRPPASLNTEKHKNSTTSQWVNEVNWIKADIFDPNSYKHLLNQNINHVVHSIGVLLENSNYKSLMNSPSASSLSKVNNEQTYERINKQSALLLASTFHDSLLERKKSSSMNENDSSLNQNCSFTYISADKGFPLIPKGYINSKRETEFELLQKYLKQKDGSSNTSSSFRPIIMRPGFMFDETLNTGTRSYLNSVLSALDNTNQSLFQNKLPFIRPTVSTQAVSNCLISEIKDKNFTGVVSLEEILKF comes from the coding sequence ATGCAAACAATATTAGTATTTGGTGGGAATGGGTTCCTCGGTAAGAGAATTTGTCAATCTGCTATAAATTCTGGTTTTAAAGTATTGTCATTATCAAGATCAGGGAGGCCGCCAGCATCCTTAAATACTGAAAAACATAAGAACAGTACAACTTCTCAATGGGTGAATGAAGTGAATTGGATCAAAGCAGATATATTTGATCCCAATTCTTATAAACATTTATTGAATCAAAACATTAACCATGTCGTTCATTCAATTGGCGTCCTACtagaaaattcaaattataaatctttaatgaattcaCCTTCAGCTTCTTCCCTTTCTAAAGTTAATAACGAACAAACGTATGAGAGGATCAATAAACAAAGTGCTCTCTTATTAGCTTCTACTTTCCATGATTCACTGCttgaaaggaaaaaatcatcatctatGAATGAGAATGATTCCAGCCTTAATCAAAATTGTTCATTTACTTATATTTCAGCTGATAAAGGATTCCCACTGATTCCCAAAGGTTACATAAATTCCAAAAGGGAAACTGAATTTGAACTGCTTCAGAAGTATTTGAAACAGAAAGATGGTTCTTCCAatacttcttcttcatttagaccaataataatgcgTCCAGGGTTTATGTTTGACGAAACATTAAATACAGGAACAAGATCCTACCTTAATAGCGTGTTGTCAGCATTGGATAACACAAATCAATCACTCTTCCAAAATAAATTGCCCTTTATAAGACCAACAGTTTCTACTCAAGCAGTTAGTAATTGTTTGATTTCGGAAATCAAAGATAAGAATTTCACTGGGGTGGTTTCCTTAGAGGAAATCTTAAAATTTTAg
- the SEC72 gene encoding Sec63 complex subunit SEC72 (similar to Saccharomyces cerevisiae SEC72 (YLR292C); ancestral locus Anc_6.89) encodes MSSSTILYNPNSKQLSLPSDITDIPQENETLIINCEQINKLSTSLISESNPNFTPQPKEEASKLIKNLFETGLKQMKSNKLQEALKSISLAIEMQRRKRTPYEAFGIQLQELQLMLRQKIDLELLTGKYLDAVQDLEFLLGTGMLAPEVFIRLTDALLKLNQVHQAKVYCERGLSFAPNETKLKALNMECTRKIKEYNGDI; translated from the coding sequence ATGTCTTCTTCAACAATACTGTATAATCCAAACTCAAAACAATTATCTTTACCATCCGATATCACTGACATACcacaagaaaatgaaacattAATAATCAACTGTGAGCAAATCAATAAACTTTCTACTTCTTTAATCTCAGAatcaaatccaaattttacTCCACAACCAAAGGAAGAAGCCtctaaattaattaaaaatttatttgaaactggattgaaacaaatgaaatcaaataaattacaagaagCTTTGAAATCTATCTCTTTGGCCATCGAAATGCAAAGGAGGAAAAGAACTCCATATGAAGCCTTTGGTATTcaattacaagaattacaattaaTGCTACGtcaaaaaattgatttgGAATTACTAACGGGTAAATATCTAGATGCAGTGCAAGATTTAGAGTTCTTATTGGGTACAGGTATGCTAGCCCCTGAAGTCTTTATAAGATTGACTGATGctcttttgaaattgaatcaagTCCATCAAGCTAAAGTTTATTGTGAAAGAGGGTTAAGTTTCGCTCCTAATGAAACTAAATTGAAAGCCTTAAATATGGAATGCACtagaaaaataaaggaaTATAATGGTgatatttaa
- the YHC1 gene encoding Yhc1p (similar to Saccharomyces cerevisiae YHC1 (YLR298C); ancestral locus Anc_6.94) yields the protein MARYYCEYCHSYLTHDTLSVRKSHLVGKNHIRITADYYRNKNVQQYTKCTHRDRSRHNAKGKTQSHHRSKITKVSDELDELNRLKKTPKPLLKNKEKKVKFQMAKIFQKELNKMGGESMLAKLYDGSPGYSKVFIDSNRLDIGDSVRLNKLPQRANERSSSTMANDNNTGGGNRDRNEVFINNYAQSNSSSSIIEPPRMLSIWSHHNSGTFPKTSIYHEDSKTSILNSTISSSRKRIMMHSHSRPSIPAANASTSGGHNGGGGGGGTIKRRRYGN from the coding sequence ATGGCTAGATATTATTGTGAATATTGTCATTCATATTTGACACATGATACGTTAAGTGTTAGAAAATCTCATTTAGTTGGTAAAAACCATATCCGTATCACGGCAGATTATTACAGAAATAAGAATGTTCAACAATATACGAAATGTACACATCGTGATCGTTCGAGGCACAATGCAAAGGGGAAAACTCAAAGTCATCATAGATCCAAGATTACTAAAGTTTCTGATGAGCTCGATGAGTTAAATAGATTGAAGAAGACTCCAAAACCtttgttgaaaaataaagagaaaaaagtgaaatttcaaatggCCAAGATTTTCCAAAaggaattgaataaaatgGGAGGTGAATCAATGTTGGCAAAACTGTATGATGGCTCACCTGGTTATTCGAAAGTTTTTATCGATTCTAATAGATTAGATATTGGTGATTCAGTGAGGTTGAATAAATTACCACAAAGAGCAAACGAaagatcatcatcaacaatggctaatgataataatactggTGGTGGGAATAGAGATAGAAATGAAGTCTTCATTAACAATTATGCTCAAagtaatagtagtagtagtattatAGAACCACCTCGAATGTTAAGTATATGGAGTCATCATAATAGTGGCACATTCCCAAAGACAAGTATATATCATGAAGATTCCAAGACTTCCATTTTAAATTCTACCATAAGTTCTTCTCGAAAGAGAATCATGATGCATAGTCATAGTCGTCCCTCCATACCTGCTGCGAATGCATCAACAAGTGGTGGTCACAACGGAGGAGGTGGAGGAGGAGGTACCATCAAGAGAAGAAGGTATGGTAATTAA